gaatttatttattgtattttcgAAGCTATCAAAAGTTGCATAAagtatttcatttatatttaagcAGAATCCGTTAGTAACAATTGTTTTATATCTACTGAAgctttaaagaaatatttatgcgcaccaatgttataaatatttcaattacaacaaattgctttaaacaaCCAGGTGCAATTCTATGAATAAAATGAGCGGGGAGGATAAATCCATTAAAATCCAATAAAACTAccaactagtttttttttatcaaaaaaaagttttttttttataaaaaacaacaaaaaaaaacgtttatatttgatagctcagtggtttagTGCGCTGCCCTTAGTGCTGTGTTTGAGGGCTTAAATTCCACCCCTACCATAAACCACTTTTCAATATTTCCAATCTTGCATCTGTTTTGAATATAGCAAAAacttataattgttaaaaagaatttagtaattttcttgtattatgcatatatttacatatattatacatgATCGTTActcctactactactactactactactactactactactactactactactactactactactactactactactactactactactactactactactactactactactacttgagtatctaaataatacattttcaaGTTGATTGAATGGTATAGCATTCATCCAAACAACATTTGTGAAAAACTCTATTTTTATAACagtctaactttttttaaagcttattacaattattaaaggatttgttaataaaagattCTTTATCGtcttttccttttaaaaataaagcaatggCCATGTGTGAATCAGTAGGGAGTCCCTTTtccgcatttttttttttaactttgagttaaactttttatgtaaggtgcataatgattaaaaaatagttattgtaaaattttaggACAATCAAACGTCATTTAGGGGTAGCAAAGTTACCTAATTTGAGTAAATTGTAGTTTTCACGcctatttttcaacattttttaagatttcacagtcagtttttcaaaattcattcAAGAAATTTTAGTATGTTAAGTAAAgtattacagttaaaaaaactgggccgaaagaaaaatatttagggGTTGCACAGGGCAGAAATAATATGCTACTAGTGTAAAAAACTGCCTAAAACAATGGTAAAAAGAACTATATGTTATTTAAGTTCTCCTTTTTTCCAATGAGAGACACCCGTTTGCGATGATTCTTAACAATATAAAGTACGTATTGTAACTGCTTTGTTtgactttgtttttaaagtctTGGATCAGTTTGACTCCGCGTTCAGCGCAGTCACTAACCACTTTAAAAGcttgaatacttttttaacatAGTTATAGTCCTTCATCTTTGTCCAATGTTCAACAAGTAGCTGCAACCAATCCCCTTGATTAGGTTTCATTTTGAGTAAATCAAACAGTAACCAGGAATCTGGCCCAATCAGCGACACAAAATcaggaattttatttggttCAATTTGTGGAAATATTGGTTTTCCAAGCTTGTTTTGTTCATTTCTTTTgatgttaaacaattttaaagctGAGACGTTTGATTGCAGGAACAGACTCATCAAACAAGATGAATACAATAAACTGTTGGGTTAAATATCAAAGATATATGTAACACGACTGAAAGGCGGCATCCGCTGTTGTACTGTCAAATTCACGATACCACTGGATGTCAGTGATGTGACTGGCAATCAACATTTGGTGCAATGATGGAAATTCaacttttcaaaaaagcttTTGCTTGGAACAGTGCAATGAAATCCGCCATTCTCATAAGTTATAGCGTTGGTGCTGGTTGAGCCggttaatttttttgtccaatataacatacttaaaaatgtattgttcATTGTGCATGAATCTTGCACGATGATAACCACCAGGTTTCTTGAACCGAAAAGTCTTTTCATCTTTTAATTGTTTGCCAAGGTAAACAATTACTAGTTCAATAAGTTCCTGGGAAATCTTCTCTTGGAAATGTACTTTCTTTGTAGACAATTGCTGGTCCATTTTAAGACAGGTTTTGCTTGACAACTAATTGGATTATCTCCGTCTGCAGGAAATTCAAACtgaataatatcttttttttcgtGAGAAATAGAGTCCCAGTTATTCTAAAGCATTTTAAGAAGCGGCTCGATCGGCCCACTATGGTTTCTAATAACTGCTTCCCAGACGTATTTAACGCGTAACTCATAAATGTGGTGCCGACAAGCAGCCCATAAAATTGCACAACCAGCATCCTTCTCAATTAAAGCCGCACATCTTACTGGTTGTAGTGTCGAAGCAAAAAGCAATCAAATCATCAAGTAGCTTCCAAGATTTAAAATGGTtgataaattgatttttttgagcTACACCAGTAGCATTTGGGATTGTAGAAATCCCGAGAACTTTGGGATTTGAATCTTCAGCGAAACCATCCCATTCACTTGCAAGGCAACTTTCTTTCCtgcatgaaaaaaataaatataaaagttatcttaagatttttattttacgtaATAAAGCAATGTCTGAATAGTTTTACCGTTAAGcgataaaaaaagtttgctatCCCAGTGACCGCATGGATAAAGCTGACGATTGCGTTCATAGTTATATTTTAATCAATGAATTAACTTTCTCGTTCTTTCTTTTGTTGACAATGAACATTCGATTTTGAAATAGCAAACAGTTCAAGGGGAGCGCTAACAGCTTTAACTATTTTTGCTTCAATATCCATTACTTTTTTCTCTCTTTGGTTTAAAATAGTATCTCGACCAAACATATGGCcttaaagaaaaacatatcgAAAACTGTACATATTTTACACCTCAAACAAAATAGAATAgctaaataagtaattttgtttACCTGTGGATATTTCCGCTGATATTGTAAGAACAGCCACTTCTCTTTGCAAGTTCGAAATCCCCGTAATATTTCGTAGACTTTAGATGCTGAAATATCACACAGCTGATTTATTGATGCCCTGAACTTTTTACGAGCCTTCTCTTAGCaccttttttctattttctttatacTTTTCTATTTAACAAACACCTTTAAGAAGTAGTTGTGACATTTGCTATCTGGATTGATTAGAATTCTTGTTCTCCCCCAAATCTCTTTAAGCTCAAttaaaatagtgttaaaaatattacgGGTTGAAGACGATCATTTTCCACTAGTTTTGTCAACCTTTAGGAGGTGTAAATATCTTCTTAAAAGACCAAATTTTTTAGTGGAAGTTTTGAACCAACTGCTCAACTTATTTCGAGACCAAAAAATCCAATAAGTTCGTCTTGATGATCCAATAAATTCGTTTTTATGATCTTTTTATGTGTATAAAGTTTTTCCCACTCtagactttttcattttttaactagtgcacttgaaaatttgaaaatttaaaactgaagtAATACAGTACTGCAGTTAGTCATTCTGAATTGCACgcttgtttaaaaatcaatgaaCTCCGGTAAAAATTCACCTTAATTTGGGAATTTCGCCTAGAATAGCCCAGGGAAATTCTAtgtttatatagaattttaattgcttttaaataaacttttatgaaaatgttgatttttaaaaaatggcaaaatgGTATGTGCTACCcctatatatttttcttttaatccaGTTTTTTACCTGCACTTGGTAAtacttaatgaaaaataacatactaaaagttcttgaatgaatttttaaaaactgactgtaaaatcttgaaaattgttgaaaaatagGCGCGAAAACTACAATTTACTCAAACAAGGTAACTGTGCAACCCCtaaattatgttagtttgtcctaaaattttacaataactattttttaaccaTTATATACTTCCTATAAAATGtttaactcaaaatttaaaaaaatgcggAAACGGGACACCCTAGTGTATCAGTATGCGTGCAGTAAGATTTTAATATacgtatttttattattaatataatatgtttGCAGCAAGATTTGTTTTGCGGCCCATACGAGTCgcaaaataaatcttgcttcaTATGGACCGCAAAATGAATCTTGCTGCACAACAGAGTAGCATATACAAGTAACATTcgcttaaaaatgaaaaaatacgaaaaaaaaaacataaattataaaaaatagtaaaactataaaatattttttcaaaaggagTATGACAATCATCCTTcttcctccccccccccccacaatTACAGCCCTGATTAAACGATTGAATTAGAATGGATGGAATTAGAACAGTTTCTAGCATGGttttaaacagtatttttgCCTCATGCAAATAAACTTGAAGGCTTTaagattctttttattttttatttttttcacaataGTTTACATTTCTCGTCGTAGTAAATAAACTACTTTCACAAAcacaaacaaggtttctgaaaaAAGATCGAGCTGATCTTATCATCAAAACCTTTTAcaagtgtgtgtatataaactacatcaaaacataatcaacaaaataacacgtagtttaaaataaaagtagtaaagaaaatgtataaaattacaattaaaaaaacctgaCTACATCTTCCATTaaggttattaaattttttagtttatttgaaaatggGAAAAGTAAAATGCATGTCGtggacaaaacaattttattccaaagatacggtgcacgatatgcaatacaaaactgattaaacttGGATTGCATATTTCTGAGGGCCATAAAGGCATTTTAACTTATCTTTTACAGCGCTTCCCCATGCAACATTagcattatttaaataactatgaaCTAAAGAGTAGTAATGTTGAGTTAGActctttttacataaatatgttctggtttaatataaaattccaatatttttagaaatttttgtaccAATATAGTCGATATGTGTTTTCCatgtgatgttttcatcaaaaaaaagcACCAAAGAACTTTGTTacattatgtctttttatttcaatatcatcaataaaaattttaggcaaaCTTCGGggtaaaaaagcttttttagaGACTGGGTGAAAAAGAacccaatttgtttttttaatgttaagagttcgtttgttgcatttaaaccatttggATATACTTTTAAGTTCATCATTCATAGTATAGAAGAGTTTGTAAATCTTATTATCAGAAAAGAATAAgctagtgtcatcagcaaacatgataCTTATTAAACTCGAGGCTTTATTTAGATCGTTTATATAGATCAAGAACAATAATGGTCCCAAAATggaaccttgtggaacgccaCCCATAATGTTTAGAAATTTGTTTGGATGATCATTATTGctgaaaacaaattgtttacggttggataaataacttttgaaccattttataactgtgcaatttattctataatattttggcttttgtagtaaaatttcatgatcgacagtatcgaatgctttcgAAAGGTCGATGAAAACAACTAATGTATATTTAGACCTTTCAAAAGAATTAGAGATTTCACGTACAAGTTGGATAGCTACATGTTCCGTGGAATTATTTCTTTCAAAGCCGAATTGATAGTCGCACAAAAAATTATCGAAATGaagataattgtataatctattgtaCTTAATacgttctagtatttttgaaaatgtgaagAAGACAGAGATAGGGCAATAATTACTGATATGTGTTTGTTCACCTTCTTTTATAATTGGAGTAACCTtagcaatttttagttgttcaatAAAAACTCCTTGGCGTATAGATGCTCCATAGAccttaaatatcttttaagtattcaaaaaattctATGACTATATTACCGTTTATGTCATCTGCtcaagttgatttttttttttttttaagagttttaaaagctttttcaaactcttATAAAGATAGTTCAGAAGATAATTCGTTGGAACAAGTACAATTATCCACTTGTACTAAAAAATCTCTAAATGTAGCATTTGTATAAGGAATTTTGTTTGTTAGTTTGGGACCGATTGGATTCTATTcctttgaaagttttttaattagaacGGAAAGATTAAACGGCTAGTCAATTACAATATTACGGCATCTGATGTTGTAGCTTTTGAAAAAGCTgaacaagaaacaaaaactaaacgAACAATAAACTagctaggaaaaaaaaaaatttgatttttgttgtgtcacatttttagatatattttttattttaacagattGGATGTTTGTATATTTATGAATCATCCCAAAATCCTTTATTTGTTTTCCTTTATTTTGCAAATTCGTTTAATTATTATCAGTTTAGGAACTATAGTTGATTATATGCTGCTTTACTTACGGGACGCAAAAAATCGTTGCATTAAACCTATTGTTTTCAGTTAAATATTTCAAGCCAAATATTTAACCTACACAAACTGGCttcttaaattaaaagaagtagTTATTATTCTAcgtaaaattattcaaaagattgttttagctatttatttatatatcttaaatcAAATTAGTTATCGTTACTTACGGGGACAATTATACGCTTTTATCAAAATGTGGTTTTGCTACCATTTATGTAGAAAGTATGACGCAAGACTCTAATTtggaattaaaaacaaaataataactcaAATTACAttgttaatcaaaatttaaaaattttaaacttatggCAACCAAATGATAACTTGGCTTTTGtttgaatttactttttatttttatcgaaATAACTCACTTGAGCGTGGAattatccatatatatatatacatatatatatatatatatatatatatatatatatatatatatatatatatatatatatatatatatatatatatatatatatatatatatatatatatgacaggtgacagcacacaggcagaatttcgttgacaagtgccattttgcagcggataAAACAAGTgtaacttttttggtttgtttcattttcttaagtctggtccgtgtcaacgtcatggaagttttttaataattaaaggaagtatccagaagtttccagaagcatgcagaagcttccagaagtttccagaagaagcatctggaagcatccagtaTCCAAGTATCccgaaacattcagaagcatccagacgcatccagaagcttccagaaacatcgaaaagaagcatctagaatctttcAGAACAGGTTcgcacaggttcattttactatataagagacatgtaaatcGACacgtaattcagtcagtatatggaagtaaatcagtcagtattatcaagacagtttattgaagtgagttttatcaaagtgttttatcgaagaacatcaatacaagaagtgaaatacaacaagtgtttcattacatcaatacagtccacatccaaccaagacgttgtgttccacagagcattattgcaTCATCagaaggtaaatgtaacacggtaagccttgagaaacgtgattatttatttttattatttttatgacttcaagtgcaaaaatggctcccgacagtcttggactggaactaagaaagaaaattattggtgattacataagtggaatgtcacaaaaaagtatttgtgataaatatcgcgtgaaaaaatggaccgtgtcaagactatgttccaaatatcgttctacggggaagttggcagcagataacaaaggtggaagaccgcgttccaccacttctagagaggattctatgattgtcagatccgtcaagaagaatccctggatatcatcagtcgagatgatatccagggattcTTCTTGAcgaacaaaagcaattagagctgcctgtatcggaccgaacaatcagacgacgtactgttgaagccggattgttttctcgacgccctgcaaagaaaccgctgatttcactaaaaaaccagaagaaaagactcctgtttgctacatctcatattgactggaatgtgcagaaatggcgaactgtcctgttcagtgatgaatcgaagttcaacatcattgggagcgatggcatttgccgtgtacgtcgaccggctggaaaacgcctcgattttcgttactgccataagaccgtgaagcatggtggaggcaacgtaatggtctgggggtgtttttctgctaacggtctaagTCCAATACATCAAAACGATGGAATAATAGACcgtttcatttataaaaatatcctgaaagatgttgttttacctcatgctgaatggaatatgccaataaaatgggttttacagcaagacaacgatccgaaacacactgcaaaactagtcaagcagtggtttcaagacaaccacttatcggtgatggattggccgccttaatctccggatctcaaccctatcgagaacctgtgggagattgtcaaccccagaattaattgtgaaggtgttcgtaataaggatcaactatttgaacaaatccaaaaggcctgggcagcgattccacaaagtttcattgatcacctgatcgaatctatgcttCGAAGATGCAAGACTGTGATCAACAACAAATTGCGATTGCGATTCTGTAGTAAACGGACGTGCTTTTGCTacgaaagaaataaaataataaaattgatattgcaagttttatttatttatttatttatttttcaaatcttgtcAATAATGAGTTCAAAACTTAACACTGAAGTCTCAATAAAATTAGTTCGTGAAATATTTCAAGAAATGTtccaaaaacaacaaaaagatattttagcGTTAATAAGTGCAAATTTAAAACTGGCTAACGATCGAATTGATGGATTGCTAACAGAAATTAATACATTAAAGAATTCTtgtgaagttttaaaaaaggaaaacgaAAACCGAAATACcgatcttaaaaaaacaaacaagcagatgataaagtatgaaaaaatacaaaaagacaTTGAAGAAAGTCTAACGTTCTATCAGGATTGCCATGATAAAAAAGTCAgcgatttggaaaaaaaattgataaatgataaaaaagtcagtgatgtggaaaaaaaaatgtcgtCGAATGCAACCATAGgggagaatgaaaaaaatagatttagacAACTAGAAGATCGTCAAAGGAGAAACAATCTTCGAATCGAAGGAGTCAAAGAAAATGATAACGAAAACTGGGATGATAcggaagtaaaaataataaaccttcTTGAAAATAACCTCAATGTAAAAGATGTAATCATAGAAAGAGCGCACAGAACTGGTATTATCGATATTAAAAAGCCTAGAACAATTGTAATTAAGTTACTAAATTATAAAGACaaagtaaagattttaaaaaacgcCAACAAACTAAAAGGTTCTGGAATTTATATTAACGAGGTTTTTTCGCTAGAAACTTCTATAATAAGAAAGAAACTTCTTGAAGAAAGTAAAACACATAGGATAAACGGTAAATATTCTGTTGTTATATATGATAAGCTCattgttaaagaatttagaaaaaaaaaatcatgttaaatgatttttttttttttttttagttaaatttatattgatttatttttttatttaaaatggctgataatattgttttatcaaatataaattttaattcacaGAAAAAgccaataattttaaacaactattCGGATCccgattataatttttttaacgatagtcaagtaattaaaaatactagcCCGATTTACTATAAcccaaattcaaaaattattgataaaggAATGGAAGATAATTCGTTTTCAATGCTTCACATTAATATTagaagtattcaaaaaaattttgagtcattgaaacaatttttacataaaattgacATTAGATTTCAGGTAATTTGTCTCAGCGAGACATGGTGTAACGATGTAAGCATTGAAAACAATTCCAATTTTCAATTacctaattataaaataattcatcAAGTTAGAGCATCAAATAAGGAAGGTGGAGGtttgtgtatatacataaaaaattcaattttattcaaaaggaAACCACAGTTAAGTGCAACCACTAATGATTATGAATCTTTATGtgttgaaattattaataaaacttcaagaaATATCGTCATCCATGCTTTATATAGACCGCCCTCAGGAAGTATTAAGGCATTtgaaaaacacattaaaagtataattaaaaaaaaatcaactttaaataaatcgGTTTATATTGTTGGTGACATTAATCTTAATATATTAGAATACgacaaaaataaaagcattaagAACTTCTTTaacacaatttttcaaaatagttataTTCCCCTAATCAATAAACCAACGCGAGTAACTAGAGAAAGTGCAACATCTTTAGATCAAATTATTACAAATGATttcgtaaatattaaaataaggaCAGGTATATTTAAATCTGACATTTCTGATCACTTCCCTATTTTTATTCTATCGCAAAAATGCATCGACTATGATGCTCTTAgtgatagaaaaaaattaattacaacacGGTTAGTAAACGACGCTTCCatcaaaaattttcataaacttcTTACTGGTGTCAACTGGGACACCCTACAACTAAATCTAAATGCCGATAAAGCATATGATatctttttaactgaatttcttaatctttataataaagcatTCCCGGAAGTTAcaaaagttatcaaaacaaaaacacttttaaacccCTGGATCACGAGGGGCATTCTtaaatcctcaaaaaaaaaacaacgtttatataacaagtttcttaaaaaaaaaactcttaaaaatgaaactaattacaaaacCTATAAACGGCTATATGAATCAGTTTTAAAACGCTCAAAGAAACATTACTATTCGGaacaattatttaaacacaaaaatgatTCGAAAAAAACATGGCAAATTATAAAGCAGGTAATCGGTAAAAAACGTTTATACGGTAATTTACTTCcgaaaaatcttaaagttaataacaattgtattgtaaataaatccttAGTGGCCGAAACACTTAatcagttttttgtaaatataggtcctattttatcatcaaatatAGCAACTTCTAAAATACACTTTAAGTCTTACGTAACCTCAAACAACATTAGTGTTATGTCTAATCCTAAACTTACGGAAAATGAATTATTAGACGCAGTCTCTTTGTTAAAGCCCAAAAAAAGTGTAGGTTTCGATTCTATAAGTAGTAATGTCGTTATTAAATCGATAAAATACATCACAATTccattattacatatttttaatttatctttaaaacatggtgtttttccagaaaacctaaaaattgcaaaaatcattccaattttaaaatcagGCGATCCTTCTGAAGTTGCAAATTATCGTCCAATCTcaattcttaattgtttttctaaaatattagagcgAGTTATGTATAATaggctttattcttttttaaatgtaaataatattctttaccataaacaatttggattcaaaTCTGGCCATTCCACCGATCATGCAATCATTCACCTTGTTCAGGACATATTTAAATCGTTTGATGAAGGCAAGTATACCCTTGGTCTTTTTATcgatttaagtaaagctttCGATACAGTCAATAATCATATCCTTCTATCGAAACTCAAACgttatggtataaaaaatactaacttgtCCTGGTTCGAGAGTTATTTGACTAAT
This portion of the Hydra vulgaris chromosome 13, alternate assembly HydraT2T_AEP genome encodes:
- the LOC136089693 gene encoding putative leucine-rich repeat-containing protein DDB_G0290503; the protein is MSSKLNTEVSIKLVREIFQEMFQKQQKDILALISANLKLANDRIDGLLTEINTLKNSCEVLKKENENRNTDLKKTNKQMIKYEKIQKDIEESLTFYQDCHDKKVSDLEKKLINDKKVSDVEKKMSSNATIGENEKNRFRQLEDRQRRNNLRIEGVKENDNENWDDTEVKIINLLENNLNVKDVIIERAHRTGIIDIKKPRTIVIKLLNYKDKVKILKNANKLKGSGIYINEVFSLETSIIRKKLLEESKTHRINGKYSVVIYDKLIVKEFRKKKSC